The proteins below are encoded in one region of Amorphus orientalis:
- a CDS encoding ParB N-terminal domain-containing protein: MSGQQTIASRTIDDLRQLPFHVALDLLRSAESIVVPGDTSPESLPVADIVTLENVFQHRVDEGTELEREQHAKDLAIALKQKPPEDRTLDPILVKRLEDQWVCIDGHHRLAAYEKAGVTRAPVQAFEGSVDDALRAAARENTKAKLSFTKRDRMNLAWRMTTQRVGSKREVSQEAGISTSQVGKMRKMREDIEAVGEKPERMTYREAMSFLSDTSADRDEGWEDRQIADFERRLSKEFGKSLHKNASLFATALGNFSPSAVRAIVQDYAKEHREAIEAILGEEDE; the protein is encoded by the coding sequence ATGAGCGGACAGCAGACCATCGCCAGCCGCACCATCGACGACCTGCGGCAACTGCCGTTCCATGTCGCTCTCGACCTGCTTCGATCGGCGGAATCCATTGTCGTTCCGGGCGATACCTCACCGGAAAGCCTGCCGGTCGCCGACATCGTCACGCTGGAGAACGTCTTCCAGCACCGCGTTGACGAAGGGACCGAGCTGGAGCGCGAACAGCACGCCAAAGACCTCGCGATCGCCCTCAAGCAGAAGCCGCCGGAGGACCGGACCCTCGACCCGATCCTGGTCAAGCGGCTGGAGGATCAGTGGGTCTGTATTGATGGCCATCACCGGCTCGCCGCCTACGAGAAGGCCGGCGTGACCAGAGCACCGGTGCAGGCGTTCGAGGGTTCCGTGGATGACGCCCTCAGGGCAGCCGCTCGGGAAAACACGAAGGCAAAGCTCTCCTTCACCAAGCGGGACCGAATGAACCTCGCGTGGCGCATGACGACCCAGCGGGTCGGGTCGAAGCGGGAGGTCTCCCAGGAGGCCGGCATTTCCACGTCCCAGGTCGGGAAGATGCGGAAGATGCGCGAAGACATCGAAGCTGTCGGTGAGAAGCCCGAAAGGATGACCTACCGGGAAGCCATGAGCTTCCTGAGTGACACGTCCGCCGACCGGGACGAAGGTTGGGAGGACCGGCAGATCGCCGACTTCGAGCGGCGACTCTCCAAGGAGTTCGGCAAGAGCCTCCACAAGAACGCCAGCCTGTTCGCCACCGCCTTAGGCAACTTCAGTCCATCGGCCGTGAGGGCCATCGTACAGGACTACGCCAAGGAACACCGCGAAGCAATTGAAGCAATCCTCGGCGAGGAAGACGAGTAA
- a CDS encoding recombinase family protein: MSTYGYARVSTIDQDLSSQVETLKAHGCECVREEKRSGTSRKDRTELGILMDFLKEGDTLMVTRVDRLARSIGDLQDIVRDLRQKGVATEQPIDTSTAAGKAFLDMLGVFAEFETNLRKERQMEGIEKAKARGVYKGRKPSIDTAEIARLKAEGLGATAIAERLGIGRASVYRCLANAHQS, from the coding sequence ATGTCGACCTACGGATACGCCCGCGTCAGCACCATCGATCAGGACCTGTCCTCCCAGGTGGAGACCCTCAAGGCGCACGGCTGTGAGTGCGTCCGGGAGGAGAAGCGCAGCGGGACCAGCCGCAAGGACCGTACCGAGCTGGGCATACTGATGGACTTCCTGAAGGAGGGCGACACGCTCATGGTCACGCGGGTCGATCGGCTCGCCCGGTCCATCGGGGACCTTCAGGACATCGTTCGGGACCTCCGGCAGAAGGGCGTCGCCACAGAGCAGCCCATCGATACCTCAACGGCAGCCGGCAAGGCCTTCCTGGACATGCTCGGGGTGTTCGCCGAGTTCGAGACGAACCTTCGGAAGGAACGTCAGATGGAGGGGATTGAGAAGGCCAAGGCGCGGGGAGTCTACAAGGGCCGCAAGCCGTCAATCGACACGGCAGAGATCGCCCGGCTCAAGGCTGAAGGCCTCGGAGCAACGGCCATCGCCGAACGTCTCGGGATCGGCCGCGCCAGTGTCTACCGGTGCCTCGCCAATGCCCACCAGAGCTAA
- a CDS encoding DUF6538 domain-containing protein → MLWAIVKPVRRPESRFPLFRKRIPQDVLPKLQGRTLTIQVGDTSVPCRITEKTREIKVSLRTAEPGEAKERQADISAQLERQWRAIRNGPQRLTQKQVVSLAGEIYGLVVDRYEDDPETPERWDAVIEGNRLAKEGRWPIHIGSTDAQIRNAYEHTFGPLADLVLSRRGLEIDDDSRDRLLRRTGDLLDRAAERLKRNAEGDYSPDEVRKGFPSWTSAAPKRAAPAANTQARVSLQKLLDDWWTEAKALGLSGATRESYSHAVGKFRKHLKHDDAARVTPEDVIAFKDARLKEVNPRTGKVVSPKTVKDSDLAGLKTVFGWGVRNRRIETNPAEGVTVKLPRAARKRSKSFSDEEARLILDLSLAYRPGRRERPTLAAAKRWVPWLCAYTGARVGEMVQLRKQDVRRDAGGWYIRITPDAGWVKDKDMRDVPLHPHLIEQGFIEFVEGAPDDRLFVTPDKVGDITASWRTTKTRLAEFARKVVPDPDVQPNHAWRHRFVTEGRRVGVPERVLHEITGHAPSNVGEAYGEVPMSTMREGVERFPGYWQYYSVSA, encoded by the coding sequence ATGCTATGGGCGATCGTGAAGCCAGTGAGACGGCCCGAGTCCCGATTTCCCCTCTTCCGCAAGCGCATCCCGCAGGACGTCCTGCCGAAGCTTCAGGGCCGGACGCTGACGATCCAGGTCGGTGACACGTCGGTTCCCTGCCGGATCACCGAGAAGACCCGCGAGATCAAGGTGTCTCTCCGGACCGCCGAGCCGGGTGAGGCGAAGGAACGGCAGGCGGATATCTCCGCCCAGCTTGAACGGCAATGGCGAGCGATCCGGAACGGACCGCAGCGGCTCACTCAAAAGCAGGTCGTTTCGCTTGCCGGTGAGATCTACGGGCTGGTGGTCGATCGATACGAGGACGATCCAGAGACGCCGGAAAGGTGGGATGCCGTCATCGAAGGAAACCGGCTCGCCAAGGAAGGGCGCTGGCCGATCCATATCGGCTCCACGGATGCTCAAATCCGGAATGCCTATGAGCACACCTTCGGCCCGTTAGCGGACCTCGTGCTATCCAGGCGCGGCCTTGAGATCGACGACGACAGCCGCGACCGGCTTCTCAGGAGAACGGGCGACCTGCTTGACCGTGCGGCCGAACGGCTGAAGCGGAACGCGGAAGGGGACTATTCGCCGGACGAGGTGCGGAAGGGCTTCCCCTCCTGGACGTCGGCGGCACCGAAGCGTGCTGCGCCTGCGGCGAACACACAGGCCCGTGTGAGCCTTCAGAAGCTTCTCGACGACTGGTGGACCGAAGCCAAGGCGCTTGGCCTCAGTGGGGCGACACGGGAATCCTACAGCCATGCCGTGGGTAAATTCCGTAAGCACCTCAAGCACGACGATGCGGCACGGGTCACGCCTGAGGACGTGATCGCCTTCAAGGACGCCCGACTGAAGGAGGTCAATCCGAGAACCGGCAAGGTGGTCTCGCCGAAGACCGTCAAGGATTCCGATCTTGCCGGCCTCAAGACCGTGTTCGGGTGGGGCGTTCGGAACCGGCGTATCGAGACCAACCCGGCTGAGGGCGTCACCGTGAAGCTTCCCAGGGCGGCACGGAAGCGCTCCAAGAGCTTCTCCGACGAGGAAGCCCGCTTGATCCTTGACTTGTCCTTGGCCTACCGGCCCGGTCGCCGCGAGCGTCCGACACTAGCCGCTGCCAAGCGGTGGGTGCCCTGGCTGTGTGCCTACACCGGGGCTCGCGTCGGCGAGATGGTCCAGCTCCGCAAGCAGGACGTCCGCAGGGATGCCGGCGGGTGGTACATCCGGATCACGCCGGATGCCGGGTGGGTGAAGGACAAGGACATGCGGGACGTGCCCTTGCATCCGCATTTGATTGAACAGGGCTTTATCGAGTTCGTTGAAGGTGCGCCGGATGATCGCCTGTTCGTGACGCCCGACAAGGTCGGCGACATCACCGCATCATGGCGCACCACAAAGACCCGGCTGGCAGAGTTTGCCCGAAAAGTCGTGCCGGACCCGGACGTCCAGCCGAACCACGCATGGCGGCACCGGTTCGTGACCGAAGGAAGGCGTGTTGGCGTCCCGGAACGGGTCCTCCACGAGATCACCGGCCACGCACCGTCAAACGTCGGCGAGGCTTATGGTGAGGTGCCGATGAGCACGATGCGGGAGGGAGTTGAGCGATTTCCGGGCTACTGGCAGTATTATTCTGTATCGGCCTAA
- a CDS encoding cation:proton antiporter: MSLPYVLAAVAGLLVIIGLTEPLARRLKLPPSVLLAGVGILLGGGASLLLYSNVLFGLDNIAVVFAFPPLNSEVFLYILLPALLFQASLSLDVRRLMEDAAPIFLLAVVAVIVSTFAIGYAVAPVSGEPLLLCLLLGAIVATTDPVAVIAIFRDLGAPARLTRLVEGESLLNDAAAIALFVLLLEALTSGTDITPRAAAETLAFSAAGGLLAGLVGGWCALALFNVVRHVPAALMTISLALPYLVYVVCELALDVSGVIAVVAAALVVATGGPTRVPPDAWTQVKAIWDQLAFWASSLIFVLASLLVPKLLGGVDFGDLLSLVVLIAAALAARAAVLFLLAPVLTLARLSERMPPSIKAVILWGGLRGAVTLALALAVTENTMLDQDQKRFIAVLATGFTLFTILVNGLSLRPLIRLLRLDQLSPFDRALRDEVLALALGNVRETVATAADEYDIAPAVAREAGRPYDARIAAAKADADKAADILDRDRVTLGLVALADQERSILLEHVNDRTVSLRIVSQLIVDAERMRENARASGRVGYRRAARRSLGYPIAFRVALRIHRYTGYDRWLITELAERFERLLVSRIVLGELVPYVRNRLAPLLGERVGEIVEDILALRRESVAKALAALRLQYPDYANDLERRFLLRIATQHEDREYRNLYHDHLIGAELYSALQRGIEQTRESVERGPRLDLGMRTRDLIAQFPLFKGLTPDQIDRVVRLLRPRFAVPGERLIRKGDRGDSVYFISSGAVEVAAEERRVRLGRGDFIGELALLYGGRRNADVTALGYCQLLVLEGEAFKKLVDRYPEIGAEVERVAQARLAANPATDHGVEISGPGRPDGGGSRASYDDDDDEEEDASARRFAALMRWRSPGGS, encoded by the coding sequence ATGAGCCTGCCCTATGTCCTCGCCGCGGTCGCCGGCCTGCTGGTGATCATCGGCCTGACCGAGCCGCTCGCCCGGCGGCTCAAGCTGCCGCCTTCGGTGCTTCTGGCCGGGGTCGGCATCCTTTTGGGCGGCGGGGCGTCGCTGCTGCTCTATTCCAACGTGCTGTTCGGGCTCGACAACATCGCCGTCGTGTTCGCGTTCCCGCCGCTGAACTCCGAGGTCTTTCTCTACATTCTGCTGCCGGCCCTGCTGTTCCAGGCGTCGCTGTCGCTCGACGTCCGCCGCCTGATGGAGGACGCCGCCCCGATCTTTCTGCTGGCGGTGGTGGCCGTGATCGTGTCGACCTTCGCGATCGGCTACGCGGTGGCGCCGGTCTCCGGCGAGCCGCTGCTTCTGTGCCTGCTTCTGGGAGCGATCGTGGCCACCACCGATCCGGTGGCGGTGATCGCGATCTTCCGCGATCTCGGCGCGCCGGCGCGGCTGACCCGTCTGGTGGAGGGCGAGAGCCTGCTCAACGACGCGGCGGCCATCGCCCTGTTCGTGCTGCTGCTGGAAGCGCTGACCAGCGGCACCGACATCACGCCGCGCGCCGCGGCGGAGACGCTCGCCTTCTCCGCCGCTGGCGGCCTCCTGGCAGGGCTGGTCGGCGGCTGGTGCGCGCTTGCCCTGTTCAACGTCGTGCGCCACGTCCCGGCGGCGCTGATGACGATCTCGCTGGCGCTGCCCTATCTCGTCTACGTGGTCTGCGAACTTGCGCTGGACGTCTCCGGCGTGATCGCCGTGGTTGCGGCCGCGCTCGTGGTGGCCACCGGCGGACCGACCCGTGTCCCGCCGGACGCATGGACCCAGGTCAAGGCGATCTGGGATCAGCTCGCCTTCTGGGCAAGCTCCCTCATCTTCGTGCTCGCCTCGCTGCTGGTGCCGAAGCTTCTCGGCGGGGTCGATTTCGGCGATCTCCTGAGCCTGGTGGTGCTGATCGCCGCAGCGCTCGCCGCCCGGGCGGCGGTGCTGTTCCTGCTCGCGCCTGTGCTGACGCTGGCGCGGCTGTCGGAACGCATGCCGCCATCGATCAAGGCGGTCATCCTCTGGGGCGGCCTGCGCGGCGCCGTCACCCTGGCGCTGGCCCTGGCAGTGACCGAGAACACGATGCTGGACCAGGACCAGAAGCGCTTCATCGCGGTGCTGGCGACCGGCTTCACCCTGTTCACCATCCTGGTCAACGGCCTGTCGCTCAGGCCGCTGATCCGGCTCCTGCGCCTCGACCAGCTGTCGCCGTTCGACCGGGCGCTGCGCGACGAGGTGCTGGCGCTGGCGCTGGGCAACGTGCGGGAGACGGTGGCGACTGCTGCGGACGAATACGACATCGCGCCGGCGGTCGCCCGGGAGGCCGGCCGGCCCTACGACGCCCGGATCGCGGCCGCCAAGGCGGATGCGGACAAGGCGGCCGACATTCTCGACCGCGACCGGGTCACGCTCGGGCTGGTGGCGCTGGCCGACCAGGAGCGCTCGATCCTGCTGGAGCACGTCAACGACCGGACGGTGTCGCTGCGCATCGTCTCCCAGCTCATCGTCGATGCCGAACGGATGCGGGAGAACGCGCGCGCCAGCGGCCGCGTCGGCTACCGCCGCGCGGCGCGGCGTTCACTCGGTTATCCGATCGCCTTCCGGGTCGCGCTGCGGATCCATCGCTACACCGGCTACGACCGCTGGCTGATCACCGAACTGGCGGAGCGGTTCGAGCGGCTGCTGGTCAGCCGCATCGTGCTCGGCGAGCTGGTCCCTTACGTGCGCAACCGGCTGGCGCCGCTGCTCGGCGAGCGCGTCGGCGAGATCGTCGAGGACATCCTGGCGCTGCGCCGGGAATCGGTGGCCAAGGCGCTGGCGGCGCTGCGTCTGCAGTACCCCGACTACGCCAACGATCTGGAGCGACGCTTCCTGCTGCGCATCGCCACCCAGCACGAGGACCGCGAGTACCGCAATCTCTACCACGACCATCTGATCGGGGCGGAGCTCTACTCCGCGCTTCAGCGCGGCATCGAGCAGACCCGGGAGAGCGTCGAGCGCGGACCCCGGCTCGATCTCGGCATGCGCACCCGCGACCTGATCGCCCAGTTCCCGCTGTTCAAGGGTCTGACGCCGGACCAGATCGACCGGGTCGTCCGGTTGCTGCGCCCGCGCTTCGCGGTTCCCGGCGAGCGGCTGATCCGCAAGGGCGACCGGGGCGATTCCGTCTATTTCATATCGTCGGGCGCGGTGGAGGTTGCCGCCGAGGAGCGGCGCGTGCGGCTCGGCCGCGGCGATTTCATCGGCGAACTGGCGCTGCTCTATGGCGGCCGTCGCAATGCCGACGTGACGGCGCTCGGCTACTGCCAGCTTCTGGTGCTGGAAGGCGAGGCCTTCAAGAAGCTGGTGGATCGCTATCCGGAAATCGGCGCGGAGGTGGAGCGCGTCGCCCAGGCCCGGCTCGCGGCCAACCCGGCGACCGATCACGGGGTGGAGATCTCCGGCCCGGGCCGGCCGGACGGCGGCGGCAGCCGCGCCAGCTATGACGACGACGATGACGAGGAGGAGGATGCCTCCGCCCGCCGGTTCGCCGCGCTCATGCGGTGGCGCTCGCCCGGCGGAAGCTAG
- a CDS encoding O-methyltransferase, producing the protein MSETMWADVDRFFEDRLLGADEDPAFALEASRDRGLPEIAVSPGQGKMLMLLARMSRAARILEIGTLGGYSTIWLARALPADGTLVSLEIEAAHADVARDNLAAAGLADRVEVRLGPAVESLEALAGEGQRFDFIFVDADKAGLPDYFRLAMEVAHTGTVLVFDNVVRRGRVLDESGGDPGVEGVRRLTDLIAAEPRVSATSVQTVGAKGYDGFTLALVTG; encoded by the coding sequence ATGAGCGAGACGATGTGGGCCGATGTCGACCGGTTCTTCGAGGACAGGCTCCTGGGGGCGGACGAGGATCCGGCGTTCGCGCTGGAGGCGAGCCGGGACCGGGGGTTGCCCGAGATCGCCGTGTCGCCGGGCCAGGGCAAGATGCTGATGCTGCTGGCCCGGATGAGCCGGGCGGCCAGGATCCTGGAGATCGGGACCCTGGGCGGCTATTCGACGATCTGGCTGGCGCGCGCGCTGCCGGCCGATGGCACCCTCGTCTCCTTGGAGATCGAGGCCGCCCACGCGGACGTCGCGCGCGACAACCTCGCCGCGGCCGGTCTTGCGGACCGGGTCGAGGTGCGGCTGGGTCCGGCCGTCGAAAGCCTCGAAGCGCTCGCCGGCGAAGGGCAGCGTTTCGATTTCATATTTGTTGACGCCGACAAGGCAGGATTGCCGGACTATTTCCGTTTGGCGATGGAGGTGGCGCATACTGGCACCGTTCTCGTGTTCGACAACGTCGTCCGCCGCGGCCGGGTTCTGGACGAGAGCGGCGGCGATCCGGGCGTGGAAGGAGTGCGCCGACTGACCGACCTGATCGCGGCCGAGCCCCGCGTCTCCGCCACCAGCGTGCAGACCGTGGGCGCCAAAGGCTATGACGGTTTCACCCTGGCCCTCGTGACGGGCTAG
- a CDS encoding type III PLP-dependent enzyme — protein sequence MTDRILDFLRTRRPDGPCLVVDLDVVRQNYLGFAHAMPDTRIFYAVKANPAPEILSLLAELGSNFDCASVVEIDQALTAGATPDRISFGNTIKKERDIARAFALGVDLFAVDCVEEVEKVARVAPGARVFCRILCDGEGAEWPLSRKFGCEPSMAIDVLTHARDLNLTPYGISFHVGSQQRDTEAWDRALSVAAGLFHSLAERGVELKMVNLGGGFAAKYLKDIPSAEAYGRAIMGAVRRHFGNRIPETIIEPGRGMVGGAGVIKAEVVLISKKSDAVDETRWVYLDIGKFGGLAETMDEAIRYPIRTRHDGAQATPCVIAGPTCDSADVLYEQTPYPLPISLEIGDEILIEGTGAYTTTYSSMGFNGFPPLQSYVI from the coding sequence ATGACCGATCGCATCCTGGACTTTCTTCGCACGCGCCGCCCTGACGGGCCGTGCCTCGTTGTCGACCTGGACGTCGTGCGTCAAAACTATCTCGGTTTTGCTCATGCGATGCCGGACACCCGCATCTTCTACGCCGTGAAGGCGAACCCGGCGCCGGAAATCCTGTCGCTGCTGGCCGAGCTCGGCTCGAACTTCGACTGCGCGTCCGTGGTCGAGATCGACCAGGCGCTCACCGCCGGCGCGACCCCGGACCGCATCTCGTTCGGCAACACCATCAAGAAAGAGCGCGACATCGCCCGGGCCTTCGCCCTCGGCGTCGACCTCTTCGCGGTGGACTGCGTCGAGGAAGTGGAAAAGGTGGCCCGCGTTGCCCCGGGTGCGCGCGTGTTCTGCCGCATCCTGTGCGACGGCGAAGGCGCCGAATGGCCGCTGTCGCGCAAGTTCGGCTGCGAGCCGTCCATGGCCATCGACGTGCTGACCCACGCCCGCGATCTCAACCTCACGCCCTACGGCATCTCCTTCCACGTCGGCTCCCAGCAGCGCGACACGGAAGCCTGGGACCGTGCCCTGTCGGTGGCTGCCGGCCTGTTCCACAGCCTGGCGGAGCGCGGTGTCGAGCTGAAGATGGTCAATCTCGGCGGCGGTTTCGCGGCGAAGTACCTGAAGGACATCCCGTCGGCGGAGGCCTACGGCCGTGCCATCATGGGCGCCGTCCGCCGGCACTTCGGCAACCGCATCCCGGAGACGATCATCGAGCCGGGCCGCGGCATGGTCGGCGGCGCGGGCGTCATCAAGGCCGAGGTCGTGCTGATCTCGAAGAAGAGCGACGCCGTGGACGAGACCCGCTGGGTCTATCTCGACATCGGCAAGTTCGGCGGTCTCGCCGAGACCATGGACGAGGCGATCCGCTACCCGATCCGCACCCGTCACGACGGTGCGCAGGCCACCCCCTGCGTCATCGCCGGCCCGACCTGCGATTCGGCGGACGTGCTCTACGAGCAGACGCCCTATCCGCTGCCGATCTCGCTCGAGATCGGGGACGAGATCCTGATCGAGGGAACCGGCGCCTACACGACGACCTATTCGTCGATGGGCTTCAACGGCTTCCCGCCGCTTCAGTCCTACGTCATCTGA
- a CDS encoding GNAT family N-acetyltransferase, producing MIHLRDEVAADWTARESLLDTVFGAERVLKSSEAVRCGRLPAEGLALTAEDADGRFVGSVRLWHVDAGGVPALLLGPLAVDPITQGLGVGSALMRRALNRAGALGHGAVLLVGDPAYYARFGFSAALTARLLMPGPVERPRFQALELIEGHLRSAAGLIVGTGALAVEAPSLVSPEPAFLPAAA from the coding sequence ATGATCCACCTGCGCGATGAGGTTGCGGCCGACTGGACCGCCCGGGAATCCCTGCTCGACACCGTGTTCGGCGCCGAGCGCGTCCTGAAGTCGAGCGAGGCCGTGCGCTGCGGCCGGCTGCCGGCCGAAGGCCTGGCCCTGACCGCGGAAGACGCCGACGGCCGCTTCGTCGGATCCGTGCGCCTGTGGCATGTCGATGCGGGTGGCGTGCCGGCGCTCTTGCTCGGCCCGCTGGCCGTCGATCCGATCACCCAGGGCCTCGGTGTCGGCTCCGCACTGATGCGGCGCGCGCTCAACCGCGCGGGCGCACTCGGCCACGGCGCCGTGCTGCTGGTCGGCGATCCGGCCTACTATGCCCGCTTCGGCTTCTCCGCCGCGCTCACCGCGCGCCTCCTCATGCCCGGTCCCGTGGAGCGGCCCCGCTTTCAGGCGCTCGAGCTGATCGAGGGTCACCTGCGCTCCGCCGCCGGCCTGATCGTCGGCACCGGCGCGCTGGCCGTCGAGGCGCCCAGCCTCGTCTCCCCGGAGCCGGCCTTTCTTCCCGCCGCGGCTTGA
- a CDS encoding homospermidine synthase — protein MADYPVYGTITGPIVMIGFGSIGRGTLPLIERHFDYDKARMVVIDPVDTDRKLLDERGIRFEKLEITRENYREVLTPLLTEGGGQGFCVNLSVDTSSLDIMKLCREIGALYIDTVVEPWAGFYFDRDKDQAGRTNHALRQTVRDEKAANPGGTTAVSCCGANPGMVNWFVKQALIDIADATGFSYQEPSQDDRDGWARLMRDLGVKGVHIAERDTQRAKTPKPLNVFWNTWSVEGFISEGLQPAELGWGTHETWQPDNMRTQPGGCQSSRFLLQPGANTRVRTWCPTPGAQYGFLVTHNESVSISDYFTIGAGLEPEYRPTVHYSYHPANDAVLSLFEMFGQAGKPQDTLHILDENEIVDGIDELGVLLYGHEKNAYWFGSRLSIEETRELAPYQNATGLQVTSAVLAGMVWALENPEAGIVETDEMDYRRCLEVQLPYLGPVEGHYTDWTPLTDRPGLFPEDIDESDPWQFRNVLVR, from the coding sequence ATGGCCGATTATCCCGTTTACGGCACCATCACAGGCCCGATCGTCATGATCGGCTTCGGCTCCATCGGGCGCGGCACCCTGCCCCTGATCGAACGCCACTTCGATTACGACAAGGCGCGCATGGTCGTGATCGATCCCGTCGACACCGACCGCAAGCTCCTCGACGAGCGCGGCATCCGCTTCGAGAAGCTGGAGATCACCCGGGAGAACTACCGCGAGGTCCTCACCCCGCTGCTGACCGAAGGCGGCGGCCAGGGCTTCTGCGTGAACCTCTCCGTCGATACCTCGTCCCTGGACATCATGAAGCTCTGCCGCGAAATCGGCGCGCTCTATATCGACACCGTCGTGGAGCCTTGGGCCGGCTTCTATTTCGACCGGGACAAGGACCAGGCCGGCCGCACCAACCACGCGCTGCGCCAGACCGTGCGCGACGAGAAGGCCGCCAACCCGGGTGGCACCACCGCGGTCTCCTGCTGCGGCGCCAATCCCGGCATGGTCAACTGGTTCGTCAAGCAGGCGCTGATCGACATCGCCGACGCCACCGGCTTCTCCTATCAGGAGCCGTCCCAGGACGACCGCGACGGCTGGGCCAGGCTGATGCGCGATCTCGGCGTGAAGGGCGTCCACATCGCCGAGCGCGACACCCAGCGCGCCAAGACGCCGAAGCCGCTCAACGTGTTCTGGAACACCTGGTCCGTGGAAGGCTTCATTTCCGAGGGCCTGCAGCCGGCCGAGCTCGGCTGGGGCACCCACGAGACCTGGCAGCCCGACAACATGCGCACTCAGCCGGGCGGCTGCCAGTCGTCGCGCTTCCTGCTGCAGCCGGGCGCCAACACCCGGGTCCGCACCTGGTGCCCGACGCCGGGCGCCCAGTACGGCTTCCTGGTGACCCACAACGAGAGCGTCTCGATCTCCGACTACTTCACCATCGGCGCCGGCCTGGAGCCGGAGTACCGGCCGACGGTGCACTACTCCTACCACCCGGCGAACGACGCGGTGCTGTCCCTGTTCGAGATGTTCGGTCAGGCCGGCAAGCCCCAGGACACGCTGCACATCCTCGACGAGAACGAGATCGTCGACGGCATCGACGAGCTGGGCGTGCTCCTCTACGGCCACGAGAAGAACGCCTACTGGTTCGGCTCGCGCCTCTCCATCGAGGAGACCCGTGAGCTCGCGCCCTACCAGAACGCCACCGGCCTTCAGGTGACGTCGGCCGTGCTGGCCGGCATGGTCTGGGCGCTGGAGAACCCGGAGGCCGGCATCGTCGAGACCGACGAGATGGACTATCGCCGCTGCCTGGAGGTCCAGCTTCCCTATCTCGGCCCGGTCGAGGGCCACTACACCGACTGGACCCCGCTCACCGACCGCCCGGGCCTCTTCCCTGAGGACATCGACGAGAGCGACCCCTGGCAGTTCCGGAATGTGCTGGTGCGGTGA
- a CDS encoding DUF2937 family protein — protein sequence MVGRSITVAAALVCGIAASQVPEYAQQYRQRLGGAVDELRTVVQSFDADAERVGYDRVQALAALSRAEDPFPRERAKSMRDTIARYERLVRQQQAFRTSGDFGRVVVLVQDLDPTLAENTWAEFEPGVPTTMEGGVAAGIGAVFGVVLVNLLGLMGGRRRRKRAEA from the coding sequence ATGGTCGGACGCAGCATCACGGTGGCGGCGGCTCTGGTGTGCGGCATCGCCGCCTCCCAGGTGCCCGAATATGCCCAGCAATACCGCCAGCGCCTGGGCGGTGCGGTGGACGAGCTGAGGACCGTCGTCCAGTCCTTCGACGCCGATGCTGAGCGCGTCGGCTACGACCGCGTGCAGGCGCTCGCGGCGCTGTCGCGCGCCGAAGACCCGTTTCCGCGTGAGCGCGCGAAATCCATGCGCGACACCATTGCGCGCTACGAGCGGCTGGTGCGCCAGCAGCAGGCCTTCCGCACCAGCGGCGATTTCGGCCGCGTGGTGGTGCTGGTCCAGGATCTCGACCCGACGCTTGCCGAAAACACCTGGGCGGAATTCGAGCCCGGCGTGCCGACCACCATGGAGGGCGGGGTCGCCGCCGGCATCGGCGCGGTCTTCGGCGTGGTGCTGGTCAACCTGCTCGGCCTGATGGGCGGCCGGCGGAGGCGGAAGCGCGCGGAGGCGTGA